From Miscanthus floridulus cultivar M001 unplaced genomic scaffold, ASM1932011v1 os_2659_1, whole genome shotgun sequence, the proteins below share one genomic window:
- the LOC136535304 gene encoding uncharacterized protein isoform X2, with protein sequence MAASSALRLILGSSSASRRQILSEMGYKFTLLSVDIDEKAIRKENPEELVVALAHAKADAILEKMQKNGMMKEIVDSQETTLMITADQVVIHDGVIREKPSTPEEARKFIKGYSESHAATIGSVLITNVKTGARREGWDKAEIEEGNVFYVAGGLLVEHPLTSPLVEAIVGTIDSVMGLP encoded by the exons ATGGCTGCCTCTTCGGCTCTCAGG CTAATCCTGGGCTCCTCGTCGGCGTCGCGCCGCCAGATTCTGTCCGAGATGGGATACAAGTTCACTCTTCTT AGTGTGGATATCGATGAGAAAGCGATCAGAAAGGAGAACCCAGAGGAACTGGTGGTCGCCTTGGCTCATGCGAAAG CAGATGCTATACTGGAGAAGATGCAGAAGAATGGGATGATGAAAGAGATTGTTGATTCTCAAGAGACTACTCTGATGATAACTGCTGACCAA GTTGTGATTCATGATGGAGTGATTAGAGAAAAACCTAGCACTCCAGAAGAGGCACGGAAATTCATCAAAG GGTACTCTGAAAGCCATGCTGCGACAATTGGATCTGTGCTTATTACAAATGTGAAGACTGGAGCTAGAAGGGAAGGATGGGATAAAGCAGAA ATTGAGGAGGGCAATGTCTTCTATGTTGCTGGTGGTCTCCTTGTGGAGCATCCCCTAACTTCACCTCTCGTGGAAGCCATT GTTGGTACAATTGATAGTGTAATGGGGCTCCCATAG
- the LOC136535304 gene encoding uncharacterized protein isoform X1, producing MAASSALRLILGSSSASRRQILSEMGYKFTLLSVDIDEKAIRKENPEELVVALAHAKADAILEKMQKNGMMKEIVDSQETTLMITADQVVIHDGVIREKPSTPEEARKFIKGYSESHAATIGSVLITNVKTGARREGWDKAEVYFHKIPDEVVESLIEEGNVFYVAGGLLVEHPLTSPLVEAIVGTIDSVMGLP from the exons ATGGCTGCCTCTTCGGCTCTCAGG CTAATCCTGGGCTCCTCGTCGGCGTCGCGCCGCCAGATTCTGTCCGAGATGGGATACAAGTTCACTCTTCTT AGTGTGGATATCGATGAGAAAGCGATCAGAAAGGAGAACCCAGAGGAACTGGTGGTCGCCTTGGCTCATGCGAAAG CAGATGCTATACTGGAGAAGATGCAGAAGAATGGGATGATGAAAGAGATTGTTGATTCTCAAGAGACTACTCTGATGATAACTGCTGACCAA GTTGTGATTCATGATGGAGTGATTAGAGAAAAACCTAGCACTCCAGAAGAGGCACGGAAATTCATCAAAG GGTACTCTGAAAGCCATGCTGCGACAATTGGATCTGTGCTTATTACAAATGTGAAGACTGGAGCTAGAAGGGAAGGATGGGATAAAGCAGAA GTttatttccataaaattcctgatGAAGTTGTGGAGAGTTTG ATTGAGGAGGGCAATGTCTTCTATGTTGCTGGTGGTCTCCTTGTGGAGCATCCCCTAACTTCACCTCTCGTGGAAGCCATT GTTGGTACAATTGATAGTGTAATGGGGCTCCCATAG
- the LOC136535304 gene encoding uncharacterized protein isoform X3, which yields MAASSALRLILGSSSASRRQILSEMGYKFTLLSVDIDEKAIRKENPEELVVALAHAKADAILEKMQKNGMMKEIVDSQETTLMITADQVVIHDGVIREKPSTPEEARKFIKGYSESHAATIGSVLITNVKTGARREGWDKAEVLSKFPWFISIKFLMKLWRVW from the exons ATGGCTGCCTCTTCGGCTCTCAGG CTAATCCTGGGCTCCTCGTCGGCGTCGCGCCGCCAGATTCTGTCCGAGATGGGATACAAGTTCACTCTTCTT AGTGTGGATATCGATGAGAAAGCGATCAGAAAGGAGAACCCAGAGGAACTGGTGGTCGCCTTGGCTCATGCGAAAG CAGATGCTATACTGGAGAAGATGCAGAAGAATGGGATGATGAAAGAGATTGTTGATTCTCAAGAGACTACTCTGATGATAACTGCTGACCAA GTTGTGATTCATGATGGAGTGATTAGAGAAAAACCTAGCACTCCAGAAGAGGCACGGAAATTCATCAAAG GGTACTCTGAAAGCCATGCTGCGACAATTGGATCTGTGCTTATTACAAATGTGAAGACTGGAGCTAGAAGGGAAGGATGGGATAAAGCAGAAGTACTATCTAAGTTTCCCTg GTttatttccataaaattcctgatGAAGTTGTGGAGAGTTTGGTAA